In Pleurocapsa sp. PCC 7319, the following are encoded in one genomic region:
- a CDS encoding 2-hydroxyacid dehydrogenase: protein MKVAVFSAKPYDRKFLEKFNQQHGHILKFFKPNLDSQTVTLATGFEAVCVFVNDSLNRTVIEALSNLGIKLIALRCAGYDNVDLNATQELGITVARVPAYSPYAVAEHAIALILTLNRKIHRAYYRVREGNFALNGLLGFDLHNRTVGIIGTGKIGRITGQILRGFGCRILAYDLYPNKEFAEKYGEYVALEELMRQSDIISLHCPLTPETHHLINAKAIALMKPGVMLVNTSRGGLVNAQALIDGLKSKQIGHLALDVYEQERDMFFEDLSGEIIQDDVFQRLLTFPNVIITGHQAFFTEDALNNIAETTLSNITAISQNHPCPNQIKAVNS, encoded by the coding sequence ATGAAAGTTGCAGTATTTAGTGCTAAACCTTACGATCGGAAATTCCTAGAAAAGTTCAATCAGCAACATGGTCATATCTTAAAGTTTTTTAAACCTAATTTAGACTCTCAAACAGTGACTTTAGCCACAGGATTTGAAGCAGTCTGCGTATTTGTCAATGATAGCCTTAATCGAACAGTCATTGAAGCCTTATCAAATCTAGGGATCAAATTGATTGCCTTAAGGTGTGCAGGCTATGACAATGTTGACCTTAATGCAACTCAAGAGTTGGGAATCACAGTGGCGAGAGTTCCTGCCTATTCTCCCTATGCTGTTGCCGAACATGCGATCGCGCTGATCCTGACACTCAACCGTAAGATTCATCGAGCGTACTATCGTGTTCGGGAGGGTAATTTCGCTCTCAACGGACTTTTGGGATTCGATCTCCATAACCGCACTGTGGGCATTATCGGTACGGGCAAAATTGGTCGCATTACGGGTCAAATTCTGAGAGGTTTTGGCTGTCGAATACTGGCTTACGATCTTTATCCCAATAAAGAATTTGCCGAGAAATATGGGGAGTATGTTGCTCTTGAAGAGCTAATGCGCCAGTCTGATATTATCAGTTTGCACTGCCCTTTAACTCCTGAAACTCATCACTTGATTAATGCCAAAGCGATCGCTTTGATGAAGCCCGGAGTCATGTTGGTTAATACTAGCCGTGGTGGTTTAGTAAATGCCCAAGCATTAATCGATGGTTTAAAGTCCAAACAGATCGGACATTTAGCTTTAGATGTTTACGAGCAAGAACGTGATATGTTTTTTGAAGATTTATCTGGAGAAATTATTCAGGATGATGTTTTTCAAAGACTGCTTACGTTTCCCAATGTAATCATCACCGGACATCAAGCCTTTTTTACTGAAGATGCCCTTAACAATATTGCCGAAACCACTCTCTCGAATATTACTGCAATCTCGCAAAACCACCCTTGTCCCAATCAAATAAAAGCTGTTAACTCATAA
- a CDS encoding rhomboid family intramembrane serine protease, producing the protein MVPLKDENPIKITPYVTYILIAVNILVFAYELSLNPTQLDIFFHLFAVVPKELTYSFSGVDLHQGIPELVTPITSQFLHAGFTHIAFNMLFLWIFGNNIEEQLGKVKYLVFYLSCGVLAVLAQWFFSALSDVPSLGASGAIAGVMGAYILKFPQAKIVTVIPLGFFFPLFRIPAIYFLGFWFLEQALNGIASFEVNASVGMESGGVAYWAHAGGFVAGAILGPILGLFAAKSDEPEVMG; encoded by the coding sequence ATGGTTCCATTAAAAGACGAAAACCCAATTAAAATTACTCCCTATGTCACTTACATCCTAATTGCAGTCAACATTCTGGTTTTTGCTTACGAACTAAGCTTAAATCCCACTCAATTAGATATATTTTTTCATCTGTTTGCCGTTGTTCCGAAAGAACTAACTTATAGTTTTAGCGGGGTTGATTTACACCAGGGGATCCCAGAACTAGTCACCCCCATTACCTCTCAGTTTCTGCACGCAGGTTTTACTCATATTGCTTTTAATATGTTATTTCTGTGGATATTCGGAAATAACATTGAAGAACAGCTCGGAAAAGTTAAATATTTAGTTTTTTATCTCTCCTGTGGCGTTTTAGCCGTATTAGCACAATGGTTCTTTTCTGCACTTTCCGATGTGCCATCATTGGGAGCCAGTGGCGCGATCGCGGGAGTCATGGGAGCTTATATCCTTAAATTTCCTCAGGCGAAAATTGTGACAGTAATTCCTCTGGGTTTCTTTTTTCCTTTATTTAGAATACCAGCGATTTATTTTCTCGGCTTTTGGTTTTTGGAGCAAGCTTTAAACGGGATTGCCTCTTTTGAAGTTAATGCTAGTGTGGGCATGGAAAGCGGTGGTGTAGCCTACTGGGCGCACGCTGGTGGATTTGTAGCGGGGGCAATTTTAGGTCCAATATTAGGATTATTTGCTGCTAAATCAGATGAGCCTGAAGTTATGGGTTAA
- the ppk1 gene encoding polyphosphate kinase 1, with the protein MTSTKSIDSAINLNDPKYYFNRELSWLEFNRRVLAEALDKRTPLLERLKFMAIFSSNLDEFFMVRVAALKQQVTAGVTKLSADGRKPREQLEAIAEVLTPMIEQQHQHFEKVLKKELAKSGIHILNYVDLNQEQRTYINQFFEDYIFPVLTPLAVDPSHPFPYISNLSLNLAVVLKDPSIERELFARVKIPKVLSRFVTLPEELRQGHRGQPGVWTGIPIEQVVTHNLEYLFSGMNILESYAFRVTRNADLSVEEDEADDLLLAIEKELQKRRIGGSSVRLEIEASVPPDIRSTIIRELALEESDVYDIDGLLSLGNLMSFLALPLPELKDKPWNAVLPSRLSWLRDRENEESADGESFFSVIRNGDLLVHHPYHSFSSTVLRFVTEAAYDSDVLAIKMTLYRTSGDSPIIKALIAAAQNGKQVVVLVEIKARFDEENNIIWAKKLEKSGVHVVYGVTGLKTHTKITLVVRQEKEQIRRYVHIGTGNYNPKTAKIYTDLGLLSCREELGADLTDLFNFLTGYSRQKSYRKLLVAPVSLRDRMIEMINREAENCRQGKTGRIVAKMNSLVDQQVIQTLYQASQAGVEIDLIVRGICCLRPGLPKFSDNIRVISIIGRFLEHSRIFYFHNNGQEEIYIGSADWMTRNLSRRVEAVTPIDSPEIFGDLQEILGVMLADNRKAWELQSDGTFIQRKPKKDEEIRSTHDTFMEMTLQSAGIIPN; encoded by the coding sequence ATGACTAGTACCAAATCCATTGATAGTGCAATTAATCTCAACGATCCTAAATATTATTTTAATCGAGAATTAAGTTGGCTAGAGTTTAACCGACGAGTTTTAGCCGAAGCATTGGATAAAAGAACACCATTGCTAGAGCGTCTTAAGTTTATGGCAATTTTTAGCTCTAACCTAGATGAATTTTTTATGGTTAGGGTCGCAGCACTAAAGCAACAGGTTACAGCAGGAGTGACTAAGCTATCGGCAGATGGTCGTAAACCTCGGGAACAGTTAGAAGCGATCGCCGAAGTTTTAACTCCGATGATCGAACAGCAGCACCAACACTTTGAAAAAGTTCTCAAAAAAGAATTAGCTAAATCGGGAATTCATATTCTTAATTATGTAGATTTGAATCAGGAACAGAGAACTTATATTAATCAATTCTTTGAAGATTATATTTTTCCAGTTCTCACTCCTCTAGCAGTAGATCCTTCCCATCCCTTCCCTTATATTTCTAATCTCAGTTTAAATTTAGCGGTTGTACTCAAAGATCCGTCAATTGAACGGGAATTATTTGCCAGAGTCAAAATTCCCAAAGTTCTTTCTCGCTTTGTAACTTTACCTGAGGAGCTAAGACAAGGACATCGAGGTCAACCTGGAGTTTGGACTGGTATACCAATAGAACAAGTTGTCACCCATAATTTAGAGTATTTGTTTTCAGGAATGAATATTCTCGAATCCTATGCTTTCCGTGTGACTCGTAACGCTGATTTATCGGTGGAAGAAGATGAAGCAGATGATTTGCTACTGGCGATCGAAAAAGAACTACAAAAACGGCGTATTGGGGGTTCTTCAGTGCGACTAGAAATTGAAGCTTCTGTTCCGCCTGATATTCGCTCGACCATTATTCGCGAATTGGCCCTGGAAGAAAGTGATGTTTACGATATTGATGGCTTGTTGAGTTTGGGGAATTTAATGTCTTTTTTGGCATTGCCTTTGCCTGAACTAAAAGATAAACCTTGGAATGCTGTCTTACCTTCACGTCTGAGCTGGTTAAGAGATCGAGAAAATGAAGAAAGTGCCGATGGAGAAAGTTTTTTTAGCGTAATTCGTAATGGAGACCTGTTAGTTCATCATCCCTATCATTCTTTTTCTAGCACCGTATTGCGTTTTGTTACTGAAGCTGCCTATGATTCTGATGTCTTGGCAATTAAAATGACTTTGTATCGTACTTCAGGAGACTCGCCAATTATTAAAGCTTTGATTGCAGCAGCTCAAAATGGGAAACAAGTAGTAGTTCTAGTTGAGATTAAGGCTCGATTTGATGAAGAAAATAATATTATCTGGGCGAAGAAATTAGAAAAATCTGGAGTACACGTAGTTTATGGCGTAACTGGGTTAAAGACACATACTAAGATCACTTTGGTAGTACGACAAGAAAAAGAACAGATACGTCGTTATGTCCATATCGGGACAGGTAATTACAACCCCAAAACAGCCAAAATTTATACTGATTTAGGTCTTTTGAGTTGTCGTGAAGAGTTAGGAGCAGATTTAACCGATTTATTCAATTTTTTGACTGGTTATTCTCGGCAAAAGTCTTATCGCAAATTGCTAGTTGCCCCTGTAAGCTTACGTGATCGCATGATCGAAATGATTAACCGCGAAGCAGAAAATTGTCGTCAAGGTAAAACTGGACGCATAGTCGCTAAGATGAACTCTCTGGTAGATCAGCAGGTAATTCAGACTCTTTATCAGGCTTCTCAAGCAGGAGTAGAAATAGACTTAATTGTCCGAGGCATTTGCTGTTTACGTCCGGGATTACCTAAGTTTAGCGATAATATTCGCGTTATTAGCATTATTGGACGTTTCTTAGAACATTCCCGCATTTTCTATTTTCATAATAACGGTCAGGAAGAAATCTATATTGGCAGTGCTGACTGGATGACTCGTAATCTTAGTCGGCGAGTGGAAGCTGTAACTCCGATTGATTCTCCCGAAATCTTTGGCGATTTACAGGAAATTTTGGGAGTTATGTTAGCAGATAATCGTAAGGCATGGGAATTACAATCGGATGGGACATTTATCCAAAGAAAACCCAAAAAAGACGAAGAAATCCGCAGTACTCACGATACTTTTATGGAAATGACTTTACAGTCGGCTGGAATTATCCCAAATTAA